A single Nostoc sp. PCC 7107 DNA region contains:
- a CDS encoding response regulator transcription factor: MSTQLLLVDDEPGLREAVKDYLQESGFSVQVASNARDGWELMEQNTPDLVISDIMMPQVDGYQFLKQLREDPRFQALPVVFLTAKGMTGDRIQGYQAGVDAYLPKPFDPDELVAIVENLLSRRSAKPTFTGEENETPDIAELANQIAQIKALLTQRSAITQSPAPFKIDLTPREQSVLNLVAEGLMNKEIARRLETSVRNVEKYVSRLFSKTGTNSRTELVRFALEHGLAK; the protein is encoded by the coding sequence ATGTCAACACAATTGTTACTGGTAGATGATGAACCAGGATTGAGAGAAGCGGTGAAAGATTATTTACAAGAAAGCGGCTTTAGTGTTCAAGTTGCCAGTAACGCTCGTGACGGCTGGGAATTAATGGAGCAGAACACCCCTGACTTGGTGATTTCTGATATCATGATGCCCCAAGTGGATGGCTATCAGTTTCTCAAGCAATTGAGAGAAGACCCCCGTTTTCAAGCACTACCAGTTGTCTTTTTAACTGCTAAAGGGATGACAGGCGATCGCATTCAAGGTTATCAAGCTGGTGTTGACGCATATCTACCTAAGCCCTTTGACCCAGATGAGTTAGTAGCAATAGTAGAAAACTTGCTTTCTCGTCGTTCTGCTAAACCTACCTTTACAGGCGAAGAGAATGAAACTCCAGATATTGCTGAACTGGCAAATCAGATTGCCCAAATCAAAGCACTGTTAACGCAAAGAAGTGCGATTACTCAATCTCCGGCTCCCTTTAAAATTGACTTGACCCCCAGAGAACAAAGTGTTTTAAACTTAGTAGCTGAAGGGCTGATGAATAAAGAAATTGCCCGTCGCTTAGAAACAAGTGTTCGTAATGTAGAAAAATATGTGAGCCGCTTGTTCAGTAAAACTGGTACGAACAGCCGTACAGAGTTAGTTCGTTTTGCACTAGAACACGGTCTTGCTAAGTAA
- a CDS encoding nitrate reductase associated protein: MKTFFEFEADFVTSLRCIPMQVRYKLDTCGIKLKLSDWLQMTQDEREALFELPCSTQTEIETYKEYLQQLILERTGTPVVQLPIDPYPVWMDSSNLPVTLQEKAQELGVNLTLEKWMALTSLQRFALIKLSRPSHENKNFPNAIAEFHLL; the protein is encoded by the coding sequence ATGAAAACCTTTTTTGAATTTGAAGCAGACTTTGTTACTTCTCTACGCTGTATACCCATGCAGGTGAGATACAAATTAGATACTTGTGGTATCAAGCTCAAGCTATCAGATTGGTTACAGATGACTCAAGATGAGCGTGAAGCTTTATTTGAACTGCCTTGCAGCACACAAACCGAAATTGAAACTTACAAAGAATATCTCCAGCAACTAATTTTAGAGAGAACAGGTACACCTGTAGTACAACTACCTATAGATCCTTATCCTGTTTGGATGGACTCTAGTAATTTACCAGTTACTTTACAAGAAAAAGCCCAAGAACTAGGGGTAAACTTAACTTTAGAAAAGTGGATGGCTTTAACTTCCCTACAGCGATTTGCATTGATTAAACTCAGCCGTCCCAGCCACGAAAATAAAAATTTTCCTAATGCCATCGCAGAATTTCATCTGCTTTAA
- a CDS encoding phosphate-starvation-inducible PsiE family protein, whose amino-acid sequence MKKLFKNIFGIASDENFMYVIENVEVIVSKVLSVLMVLVILVAIGDLGAFLIKELFDTPYGKFNTTLFKIFGLFLNILIALEILENITAYLRKHVFQVELVIVTSLIAVARKIIILDLEKVTGIDIIGLGIAILALSISYLIIRSSNSNKSH is encoded by the coding sequence ATGAAAAAATTATTTAAGAACATCTTTGGCATTGCCAGTGATGAAAACTTTATGTACGTTATCGAAAACGTTGAGGTAATCGTTTCCAAGGTTTTATCTGTGTTAATGGTACTGGTAATTTTGGTGGCGATCGGTGATTTAGGAGCTTTCTTAATTAAAGAATTATTTGATACTCCTTATGGCAAATTCAACACAACCTTATTTAAAATATTTGGTCTATTTCTAAATATTTTAATCGCTTTAGAAATCTTAGAAAATATCACTGCTTACTTAAGAAAGCACGTTTTTCAAGTTGAGTTGGTTATTGTAACTTCTTTAATTGCTGTTGCTCGAAAAATCATCATTCTTGATTTAGAAAAAGTTACAGGCATCGATATAATTGGTTTAGGCATAGCAATTTTAGCTTTATCTATCAGCTATTTAATAATTCGTTCTAGTAATTCAAATAAATCTCACTAA
- a CDS encoding molybdopterin oxidoreductase family protein → MTEFTKTLCPYCGVGCGLEVSPPAQLNKATNRDSQGNPTWRVRGDKSHPSSQGMVCVKGATIAESLDKNRLHYPMVRDSLDQEFRQVSWEEAFELITNRIQTVRFNQGTEAICMYGSGQFQTEDYYIAQKLLKGCLGTNNFDANSRLCMSSAVSGYIQSFGADGPPCCYEDLELTDCAFLIGTNTAECHPILFNRLEKYHKKNRKMKMVVVDPRRTPTAEAADLHLAIRPGTDIDLLNGIAHLLMRWGYIDTMFIDDCTSNFSAYAEVIRHYPPEVAACQCGISIEDLETAARYWGQAQKVLSLWSMGVNQSSEGTAKVRTIINLHLMTGQIGKPGAGPFSLTGQPNAMGGREAGGLAHLLPGYRLVKNDQHRAEVEDFWGLKRGQISPTPGLTAWDMITSLETGDVGLLWIAATNPAVSMPDLERTKKALLRSPFTIYQDAYYPTETAAYAHVLLPAAQWGEKTGIMTNSERRVTLCQAFRQPPREAKADWEIFAEVGRRLGFADKFNFKNSAQVYAEFVQLTKNRPCDMSGISHEQLQKQGATQWPHPEKSAELKVLSAEYKEVTQNSKRLYTDLRFHTPDGRARFGAYYSKGLAEPPDPDYPFVLTTGRLYGHWHTQTRTGRIEKIRSMHPEPFIEIHPRDAAVLKISDNQVVEVRSRRGQAHFPAKVTKAIAPGTVFVPMHWGALWANDAEANALTHPESCPDSLQPELKACAVQLATVSVEVTSKNYQLQSSQW, encoded by the coding sequence ATGACTGAATTTACTAAAACTCTTTGTCCTTATTGCGGTGTTGGCTGTGGTTTAGAAGTTTCGCCGCCAGCCCAACTTAATAAAGCAACTAATCGAGATAGTCAAGGAAATCCCACTTGGCGAGTACGCGGCGACAAATCGCACCCATCCAGCCAAGGTATGGTTTGTGTGAAAGGTGCAACGATCGCCGAATCTTTAGATAAAAATAGACTACATTACCCAATGGTGCGGGATTCTTTAGATCAAGAGTTTCGCCAAGTTAGTTGGGAGGAAGCTTTTGAACTCATCACCAACCGCATTCAAACTGTGCGCTTCAACCAAGGAACAGAAGCTATATGTATGTACGGTTCCGGTCAGTTTCAAACCGAGGACTATTATATTGCTCAAAAACTTTTAAAAGGCTGTTTAGGAACTAACAATTTTGATGCGAATTCACGCTTATGTATGTCCAGTGCGGTATCTGGATATATTCAAAGTTTTGGTGCTGATGGCCCGCCTTGCTGTTACGAAGATTTAGAGTTAACTGATTGTGCATTTTTAATTGGGACTAACACAGCAGAATGTCATCCCATCTTATTTAACCGACTAGAAAAATATCACAAAAAAAACCGCAAGATGAAAATGGTGGTGGTTGACCCCCGACGCACACCCACCGCCGAAGCCGCAGATTTACATTTAGCAATTCGTCCCGGTACAGATATCGACTTGTTAAATGGTATCGCCCATTTATTGATGCGTTGGGGATACATTGACACGATGTTTATCGATGACTGTACCAGTAATTTTTCGGCTTATGCAGAAGTCATTCGTCACTATCCACCAGAAGTTGCAGCGTGTCAATGTGGTATCAGCATTGAAGACTTAGAAACAGCCGCCCGTTATTGGGGTCAAGCGCAAAAGGTACTTTCTTTGTGGTCGATGGGTGTCAACCAATCAAGTGAAGGGACAGCTAAGGTAAGAACTATCATCAACCTCCACTTGATGACAGGACAAATCGGTAAGCCAGGGGCGGGGCCGTTTTCTCTAACAGGTCAACCAAATGCGATGGGAGGTAGAGAAGCGGGAGGTTTAGCGCATTTATTACCCGGTTATCGCTTGGTGAAAAATGACCAGCATCGCGCTGAAGTAGAAGATTTTTGGGGACTGAAGCGGGGACAAATTTCGCCTACTCCTGGTTTAACTGCTTGGGATATGATTACAAGCTTGGAAACTGGTGATGTTGGTTTACTGTGGATTGCCGCTACTAACCCAGCTGTAAGTATGCCAGATTTGGAACGGACAAAGAAAGCCTTATTGCGATCGCCTTTTACCATTTACCAAGACGCATACTACCCCACCGAAACCGCTGCTTATGCCCATGTGCTGTTACCTGCTGCCCAGTGGGGTGAAAAAACTGGCATCATGACCAATTCCGAACGTCGGGTAACTCTGTGTCAAGCATTTCGCCAACCACCAAGAGAAGCCAAAGCTGACTGGGAAATTTTCGCGGAAGTTGGACGAAGGTTAGGTTTTGCCGATAAGTTTAACTTTAAAAATTCTGCCCAAGTTTACGCCGAGTTTGTCCAACTTACTAAAAATCGCCCATGCGATATGTCAGGAATTAGTCATGAACAATTGCAAAAACAAGGCGCAACCCAATGGCCACATCCAGAAAAAAGTGCTGAGTTAAAAGTGCTGAGTGCTGAGTATAAAGAAGTAACTCAAAACTCAAAAAGACTCTACACTGATTTACGCTTCCATACTCCCGACGGTCGGGCGCGGTTCGGGGCATATTACTCTAAAGGATTGGCAGAACCGCCAGACCCCGATTATCCTTTTGTATTAACTACGGGGCGACTTTACGGACACTGGCACACGCAAACACGCACAGGTCGCATTGAAAAAATTCGCTCAATGCACCCGGAACCATTTATTGAAATTCATCCTCGTGATGCTGCGGTATTGAAAATTAGTGATAACCAAGTAGTTGAAGTGCGATCGCGTCGTGGTCAAGCTCATTTTCCCGCAAAAGTGACTAAGGCGATCGCACCTGGTACTGTATTTGTCCCCATGCACTGGGGCGCACTCTGGGCCAATGATGCCGAAGCTAACGCCCTCACCCATCCCGAATCTTGTCCCGATTCTCTGCAACCGGAATTAAAAGCCTGTGCAGTCCAACTAGCAACAGTTTCTGTAGAAGTTACCAGCAAAAATTATCAACTCCAGTCGTCGCAATGGTGA
- a CDS encoding NarK family nitrate/nitrite MFS transporter has protein sequence MLKNLFSFKDRYRILHQTWFAFFLTFVCWFNFAPFATTIGKELHLAPEQIKTLGICNLALTIPARLIIGMLLDRFGPRITYSILLMSAAVPCLATALSQDFNQLVISRLLMGIVGSGFVVGIRMVAEWFPPKEMGSAQGIYGGWGNFGAFGAEFALPMLAVATSFLAGGASNWRLAIALTGIITAIYGVIYFNTVQDTPAGKLYKRPKKNGALEVTSIKSFWAMIVSNFGLIFALGLLAWRLEQKNIHFLTLSQMYLVWLALAGLFVYQTYKAYEVNKELLIGKKTYTPAQRFLFGQVAILEFTYVTNFGSELAAVSMLPAFFEKTFGLEHVVAGMIAATYPFLNLVSRPSGGVISDKFGSRKWTMTIISAGIGVGYLMAHFINGNWPIPLAIAVTMFCAYFAQAGCGATYGIVPLIKKEATGQIAGNVGAYGNFGGVVYLTIFSLTDAPTLFSTMGIAAIICAFMCAFFLKEPQGSFAGAAEELPENSAKKPAILAEE, from the coding sequence ATGTTAAAAAATTTATTTTCATTCAAGGATCGTTATCGTATCCTACATCAGACTTGGTTTGCCTTTTTTCTTACATTTGTTTGTTGGTTTAACTTTGCTCCTTTTGCTACCACCATTGGCAAGGAATTACATTTAGCACCTGAACAGATTAAAACTTTAGGAATCTGCAACTTAGCTTTAACAATTCCCGCGCGGCTAATTATTGGGATGTTGTTAGACCGTTTCGGCCCTAGAATTACCTATTCGATATTGTTGATGTCTGCTGCTGTTCCGTGTCTAGCTACAGCCTTATCTCAAGATTTTAATCAATTAGTCATCAGCCGCTTATTGATGGGAATTGTCGGTTCCGGCTTCGTCGTCGGTATTCGTATGGTGGCTGAATGGTTCCCACCGAAGGAAATGGGAAGCGCACAGGGTATTTACGGCGGTTGGGGAAATTTTGGGGCTTTTGGTGCAGAATTTGCTTTACCGATGCTTGCTGTGGCTACTAGCTTTTTGGCTGGTGGAGCTTCTAACTGGCGGTTAGCGATCGCGCTTACTGGTATCATTACCGCTATCTATGGTGTAATTTATTTCAACACCGTTCAAGATACACCTGCTGGCAAACTTTACAAACGACCCAAGAAAAATGGTGCCTTAGAAGTTACCAGCATCAAAAGTTTTTGGGCGATGATAGTTTCAAATTTTGGTTTGATATTTGCCCTAGGTTTATTAGCTTGGCGCTTAGAACAAAAGAATATTCACTTTTTAACTCTCAGCCAAATGTATTTAGTTTGGTTAGCATTAGCTGGATTATTTGTTTACCAAACATATAAAGCTTACGAAGTCAACAAAGAATTATTAATTGGCAAGAAAACTTACACTCCGGCACAGCGTTTTCTATTTGGACAAGTTGCGATATTAGAATTTACTTACGTAACCAACTTTGGTTCCGAATTAGCAGCGGTCTCCATGTTGCCAGCTTTCTTTGAAAAAACCTTTGGTTTAGAACACGTAGTTGCAGGCATGATTGCTGCTACATACCCATTTTTAAACTTAGTTTCTCGTCCTAGTGGTGGGGTGATTTCTGATAAATTTGGCTCTCGCAAATGGACAATGACAATTATTTCGGCTGGCATTGGTGTTGGCTATTTGATGGCACATTTTATTAATGGTAACTGGCCGATTCCGCTGGCGATCGCAGTCACTATGTTTTGTGCCTACTTTGCCCAAGCTGGCTGCGGTGCAACCTACGGTATTGTTCCCCTCATCAAAAAAGAAGCCACCGGACAAATTGCAGGTAACGTCGGCGCTTACGGTAATTTTGGTGGTGTAGTTTACCTGACAATTTTCAGCTTAACCGATGCACCAACCCTATTTAGCACAATGGGTATAGCAGCAATAATTTGTGCTTTTATGTGTGCTTTCTTCCTCAAAGAACCTCAAGGTTCCTTTGCTGGCGCTGCTGAAGAATTACCAGAAAATTCAGCGAAAAAGCCTGCTATTTTAGCTGAAGAATAA
- a CDS encoding ferredoxin--nitrite reductase: MTDTETTTKTSLNKFEKFKAEKDGLAVKAEIEKFAALGWEAMDETDRDHRLKWLGVFFRPVTPGKFMMRMRMPNGILTSDQMRVLAEVLQRYGDDGSADITTRQNIQLRGIRIEDLPDIFNKFHAVGLTSVQSGMDNVRNITGDPVAGLDADELFDTRDLVQQIQDMLTNKGEGNPEFSNLPRKFNIAITGGRDNSVHAEINDLAFVPALRNNEEDSALQFGFNILVGGFFSAKRCDAAIPLNAWVAPEDVVAVCRAVLEVFRDNGSRANRLKSRLMWLLDEWGIDKFRAEVEQRLGKSLLPAAPKDEIDWEKRDHIGIYKQKQSGFNYVGFHIPVGRFYAEDMFEIARLAEVYGSGEIRLTVEQNIIIPNISDSSLATFLAEPLLERFSINPGVLERSLVSCTGAQFCNFALIETKNRALATIQALEADLTFTQPVRIHWTGCPNSCGQPQVADIGLMGTKARKDGKAVEGVDIYMGGKVGKDAHLGTCAIKGIPCEDLQPVLQELLIKHFGAHIKQEALVEV, translated from the coding sequence ATGACAGATACAGAAACCACTACCAAAACAAGTCTCAATAAGTTTGAAAAATTCAAAGCTGAAAAAGACGGACTAGCTGTCAAAGCCGAAATTGAAAAATTTGCTGCCCTAGGTTGGGAAGCAATGGACGAAACCGACCGAGATCATCGGCTGAAGTGGTTGGGAGTGTTTTTCCGCCCAGTTACCCCAGGTAAATTCATGATGCGGATGCGGATGCCCAACGGGATTCTTACCAGCGACCAAATGCGCGTGTTAGCAGAAGTATTGCAGCGTTATGGCGATGATGGTAGTGCTGACATTACCACTCGACAGAATATTCAATTGCGGGGGATTAGAATTGAAGATTTACCAGATATCTTCAATAAATTTCACGCCGTTGGTTTAACAAGCGTGCAGTCTGGAATGGATAACGTGCGTAACATCACAGGCGATCCTGTAGCTGGGCTGGATGCAGATGAATTGTTCGACACACGAGACTTGGTGCAGCAAATTCAAGATATGCTCACCAACAAAGGTGAAGGAAATCCAGAGTTTAGTAACTTACCTCGTAAGTTCAATATCGCCATCACAGGTGGACGGGACAATTCAGTTCACGCTGAAATCAACGATTTGGCATTCGTTCCAGCGTTACGAAACAACGAAGAAGACTCAGCACTTCAATTCGGATTTAATATCTTGGTGGGTGGTTTTTTCTCAGCTAAACGTTGTGATGCGGCAATTCCCTTAAATGCGTGGGTTGCCCCAGAAGATGTTGTAGCGGTATGTAGAGCCGTTTTAGAAGTGTTTCGAGACAATGGCTCACGCGCTAACCGCCTAAAATCACGTTTGATGTGGCTGCTTGATGAATGGGGTATAGATAAGTTTCGTGCAGAAGTCGAACAACGTTTGGGTAAATCGTTGTTACCTGCCGCGCCTAAAGACGAAATTGATTGGGAAAAACGCGACCATATTGGTATATACAAGCAAAAACAATCAGGCTTCAACTATGTAGGCTTTCATATTCCGGTTGGGCGGTTTTATGCCGAAGATATGTTTGAAATTGCGCGACTCGCAGAAGTTTACGGTAGTGGTGAAATTAGACTAACAGTCGAACAAAATATCATTATTCCCAATATTTCTGATAGTAGCCTAGCAACATTTTTGGCAGAACCCTTACTAGAAAGATTTTCCATCAATCCTGGAGTATTGGAGCGATCGCTAGTTTCCTGCACAGGCGCACAATTTTGCAATTTCGCCCTCATCGAAACCAAAAACCGCGCTCTAGCTACCATTCAAGCTTTAGAAGCAGACTTAACTTTCACCCAACCAGTTCGCATTCACTGGACAGGTTGTCCCAACTCCTGCGGACAACCGCAAGTTGCAGACATCGGCTTAATGGGTACAAAAGCCCGGAAAGATGGCAAAGCAGTAGAAGGCGTAGATATCTATATGGGTGGAAAAGTCGGAAAAGACGCGCACTTAGGAACCTGTGCGATTAAAGGTATACCCTGCGAAGACTTACAACCAGTATTGCAAGAACTACTCATCAAACACTTTGGCGCACATATCAAACAAGAAGCCTTGGTTGAAGTCTGA
- a CDS encoding ubiquinol-cytochrome c reductase iron-sulfur subunit, with translation MKRRDFINWVGLGLIASSLPVAIAACNSEKSTSTSATSTDWQKVGTTKDLDQKGQLLVKSSPVGNVLVVGTSQAGNLIAVDPTCTHKGCTVDWKADAKKFACPCHRAEYGTDGQVQKGPAEKSLKTYTAKIEGDAILVKG, from the coding sequence ATGAAACGTCGTGATTTTATCAATTGGGTTGGTTTAGGTTTGATAGCTAGTAGCCTACCAGTGGCTATCGCTGCCTGTAATTCTGAGAAAAGTACATCAACATCTGCAACATCGACAGATTGGCAAAAGGTCGGTACTACCAAAGATCTAGACCAAAAAGGTCAACTTTTGGTCAAAAGCTCCCCTGTCGGCAATGTGTTAGTAGTTGGTACATCTCAAGCCGGCAATTTAATTGCTGTTGATCCTACCTGCACTCATAAAGGTTGCACCGTAGATTGGAAAGCTGACGCAAAAAAATTTGCCTGTCCCTGTCACCGTGCAGAATATGGCACTGATGGTCAAGTGCAGAAAGGCCCGGCTGAAAAATCACTCAAAACTTACACCGCTAAAATTGAAGGCGATGCAATTTTAGTTAAGGGTTAA
- a CDS encoding HEAT repeat domain-containing protein, with protein sequence MESNINQLLMQAQTAYDGANWSLLIQYLQQLILVKDDQHSEYLLKLALPILEMGDFQERWEITKVLLRLGNIAIPPLIEILEDTEAEEELRWYAARTLGEFQHPEAIAPLVELLRTSDDEELKAIAATALGQMGSLAITQLSELLKQDDTRLLAVRSLAYIRTPETISPLLTVVQDTEVAVRATALEALSSFHDQRVPPVLIKALDDVVATIRRIAVLGLSFRPDLNVELDLVTKLRTKLYDFNIDVCSATAVALSRLGGDEATQHLFSVLMSPQTPITLQLEVIRALVWVGTPSGLEYLQQVLTQTQSEILCQEIVTVLGRVEKPELVTTATEILLELLNSHHPAKEIAYIKSAIALSLGQLGNQQAIPSLTTLLQDPNEQVRLHAIAALKKLAP encoded by the coding sequence ATGGAAAGTAATATCAACCAGCTTTTGATGCAGGCGCAGACAGCGTATGATGGCGCTAACTGGTCATTGCTGATTCAATATCTGCAACAGTTGATTTTGGTCAAGGATGATCAACATTCAGAATATTTGCTGAAATTAGCACTTCCTATTTTAGAAATGGGAGATTTTCAGGAACGCTGGGAGATTACCAAGGTGTTGCTTCGCTTGGGAAATATTGCCATTCCCCCACTGATTGAGATTTTAGAAGATACAGAAGCCGAGGAAGAATTGCGCTGGTATGCGGCGCGGACTTTGGGGGAGTTTCAACATCCAGAGGCGATCGCACCTTTGGTAGAATTGCTCAGAACTAGCGATGATGAAGAATTAAAAGCGATCGCTGCTACAGCACTAGGACAAATGGGGAGTTTAGCAATTACTCAACTCTCTGAACTATTAAAACAAGATGATACCAGACTTTTGGCAGTGCGATCGCTGGCTTATATCCGCACTCCAGAGACCATTTCACCGCTGTTGACAGTGGTACAAGATACTGAAGTTGCAGTCCGCGCCACCGCCCTAGAAGCCCTCAGCAGTTTCCATGATCAACGTGTACCACCTGTACTAATCAAAGCTTTAGATGATGTGGTGGCGACAATTAGACGCATCGCCGTACTAGGTTTAAGTTTCCGTCCCGATTTAAATGTGGAATTAGATTTAGTCACCAAACTACGAACCAAGCTTTATGACTTCAATATAGATGTTTGTAGTGCTACAGCCGTCGCCCTTTCTCGCCTTGGTGGTGATGAGGCTACCCAACATTTATTTTCCGTACTGATGTCTCCCCAGACACCCATAACCTTACAACTAGAAGTTATTCGCGCTTTAGTTTGGGTAGGTACACCCTCTGGTTTGGAATATTTACAACAGGTGTTAACCCAAACTCAATCAGAAATTTTGTGTCAGGAAATTGTCACAGTTTTGGGAAGAGTAGAAAAACCAGAATTAGTTACAACCGCTACAGAAATTTTATTAGAATTGTTAAACTCACATCATCCAGCCAAAGAAATTGCCTATATCAAAAGTGCGATCGCCTTATCTTTAGGACAGTTAGGTAATCAACAAGCTATCCCATCACTAACTACTTTATTACAAGACCCAAACGAACAGGTAAGATTACACGCGATCGCTGCACTCAAAAAACTCGCACCATAA
- a CDS encoding Uma2 family endonuclease — MSISTAKRFTIFEYHRLTELGFFAENDRVELIKGQIIEMAAKGTPHSVCETLLFREVIKLLDNRALARSQQPIIINDYSEPEPDLVIVRNVDDDYLSAHPSPSDVLLLIEVSDSSLKYDQETKLSIYAEQLIPDYWIFNLVDNFLECYSEPYQSSHGQFGYRRKLIFLPNESVNLPCFNDLVLDLSKVFPGV; from the coding sequence ATGAGTATCTCCACAGCTAAACGCTTCACCATATTTGAATATCACCGTTTAACTGAACTCGGCTTTTTTGCAGAAAATGACCGCGTTGAGTTAATCAAAGGACAAATCATTGAAATGGCTGCGAAAGGTACACCACATTCTGTTTGTGAAACTCTTTTATTTAGAGAAGTGATTAAGCTTTTAGATAATCGTGCTTTGGCGAGGAGTCAGCAGCCCATCATCATAAATGATTACAGTGAACCCGAACCAGATTTAGTAATTGTTCGTAATGTAGATGATGATTATCTTTCCGCACATCCTAGCCCATCTGATGTTTTACTGCTGATTGAGGTGTCTGATTCCTCTTTGAAATACGACCAAGAAACAAAATTATCTATCTATGCTGAACAGCTTATTCCCGATTATTGGATATTTAATTTAGTAGATAATTTCTTGGAGTGCTACAGTGAACCTTATCAAAGCTCACATGGCCAATTTGGTTATCGTCGCAAACTCATATTTCTACCAAATGAATCAGTCAATCTACCATGCTTCAATGATTTAGTTTTAGATTTATCTAAAGTATTCCCAGGTGTGTAA
- a CDS encoding phospholipid/glycerol acyltransferase — translation MSDVIYQAQPPLEFIQPAFNPLFLRVVHTFLPSWIQWRTAISQIEADNVEILADLYRQFQGGKVRFLLAFRHPKTDDPFCLGYLLSQLVPKVAREQGITLQSTIHAHFIYDRGIPLWAGEYAGWVASRLGGTPIQRGKADWTGLRSARDLFANGKFPMAAAPEGATNGLSEIMSPLEPGIAQLGFWCAEDLQKAGRSEQVLIVPVGLKYSYTAAPWSAIAQLLSDLEAASGLPVNAGKIDNIASMELLYPRLLGLAEHLLTLMEQFYTRFYHQKLADAQTVAEIKDRNEALAVRLQALLNAALQISEQYFNLQPKGTLTDRCRRVEQAGWNYIFREDFKDIKALSSVEIALGDRVAEEATARMWHMRLVESFVAVSGNYIKAKPSVERFAETTLILSQMIAKIKGDKYFQRPQLGKQKVKITIGQPLSISEHYSAYKESRAGAKQAVADFTNDLQQVMQSLIL, via the coding sequence TTGTCAGACGTAATTTATCAAGCGCAACCACCTCTAGAATTTATTCAGCCAGCGTTTAATCCCTTGTTTTTGCGAGTTGTTCACACGTTTTTACCTAGTTGGATACAATGGCGAACTGCTATTTCCCAAATAGAAGCAGACAATGTTGAGATTTTGGCGGATCTTTATCGTCAGTTTCAAGGGGGAAAGGTGCGCTTTTTGTTGGCGTTTCGTCATCCTAAAACAGATGATCCCTTTTGTTTGGGCTACTTACTGTCTCAACTTGTGCCGAAGGTCGCGCGAGAACAGGGTATAACATTACAATCGACCATTCATGCTCATTTTATCTACGATCGCGGCATTCCTCTCTGGGCAGGTGAATATGCAGGCTGGGTAGCTTCGCGGTTGGGTGGAACTCCTATCCAACGCGGTAAGGCTGACTGGACAGGGTTGCGTTCAGCGCGTGATTTGTTTGCTAATGGTAAATTCCCAATGGCTGCTGCGCCAGAAGGTGCGACAAATGGATTATCTGAAATTATGAGTCCATTAGAACCTGGTATTGCCCAGTTAGGCTTTTGGTGTGCAGAAGACTTACAAAAAGCCGGACGCTCGGAACAGGTTTTAATTGTACCAGTTGGGCTGAAATATAGTTATACTGCTGCCCCTTGGAGTGCGATCGCGCAATTATTAAGTGATTTAGAAGCGGCTAGTGGTTTGCCTGTGAATGCGGGAAAAATCGATAATATTGCTTCAATGGAGTTACTTTATCCGCGATTATTAGGTTTAGCAGAGCATTTATTAACTTTGATGGAGCAATTTTACACGCGGTTTTATCATCAAAAGTTGGCGGATGCTCAAACTGTCGCGGAAATTAAAGATAGAAATGAAGCCTTAGCAGTGCGGTTACAAGCTTTATTAAATGCGGCATTACAAATATCTGAACAGTATTTTAACTTGCAACCAAAAGGTACTTTAACAGACCGTTGTCGGCGGGTAGAACAAGCTGGTTGGAATTATATATTTAGGGAAGATTTTAAGGATATCAAAGCATTGTCATCTGTGGAGATAGCTTTAGGCGATCGCGTTGCGGAAGAAGCGACTGCGAGAATGTGGCACATGAGATTAGTAGAAAGTTTTGTGGCAGTTTCTGGTAATTATATTAAAGCGAAACCCTCAGTTGAAAGGTTTGCCGAAACAACTTTAATTTTATCGCAAATGATTGCCAAAATTAAAGGTGATAAATACTTTCAGCGTCCGCAATTAGGCAAGCAAAAAGTTAAAATTACTATCGGTCAGCCGCTATCTATATCTGAGCATTATTCGGCATATAAAGAAAGTCGTGCAGGTGCAAAGCAAGCGGTTGCTGATTTTACGAATGATTTACAACAAGTGATGCAAAGTTTGATTTTATGA